From the genome of Candidatus Acidiferrales bacterium:
AATGTTATTGATGAATTGAACGTTGATAACGTCACGAGATTTAGCTTAGCTCCCATGACTGATGATGATAGAAGAGCACTCGCCAAAATTGGCGTGCAAGTTTGAAAGGAGGTTGACTAAAATGGCAAAGAAGAAAAAAATCGTGGCACCTGAAGACGAAATGATCCAATACGGTGCGCCGATGCTCAAGATGTTGGCGAAGAGGTATACCGGTTGGGGATTGACGCTCGCAATTGCGTTCCACCTTGTTGGGATTGGAGCATACTGGGGCCAGGAATGGCTCAGCGAGGACAATGACAACGTACCGACAGTGCGTCTTTTGTCTTACACTGAATTGGGACCGCCTCCTTCGATTACCAACCAGGAAGCGTTGGCTCAAGTTGCCGTCCAGTCTCAAATGGTCAAGCCGACCGTCGGTGTTCCTGTCCCCGTCCCCGACGCTCAGGTTTCGCCCGAGCAGACTATTGCAACCCAGCAGGAATTAAGCAAGATTGCGGGCCCTGTTACTCAGGGAAATACCGGTGGAGATTCAGTCGGAGTTTCCATGGGAGATTTCAAAGTCAGCGAGGACGAAGGGCCGCCACCTGATTTCGTCCCTGTTGAAAAGCAACCGCAAGTCATAAACCAAGTCACCCCCAAATATCCCGAACTTGCTCAACGAGCAGGTATCGAAGGGAGAGTTTGGGTAAAGATTTGGGTTGACAAAGATGGAAAGCCGCACAAAGCCATCGTGGTGAAGAGCGATGCTGAGATCTTCAATCAACCTGCGATGGATGCGGCAATGGCAACGAGGTTCACTCCGGCCATCATGAACAAAGGTCCTGTTGCTGTTTGGGTCGTAATCCCCTATACATTCAAGCTGAACCAAGCACACTGAAATGATGAAGTCGGTCGATAGCACTATTCGATACACTGAGCCAGCCCTCAAAAGGCTGGCTCAGAGATACGCCGGTATCGGATTAGCTGTCGCCTTGGTTGTTCATTTCAGTGCAGTTGGTGCATATTGGACATTGGAATATTTCAATCGTTCCCACGAGCAGGTTATGGACATTCCTATCGGGCCAATTATTTTTGCTCCGCCTCCTTCGATCACTCACCAGCAGCCTGTAGCTCCGGTTGTCGTTTTGGGTACAAAGCCAGACGTTGGTATCCCCGTGCCGGTTCCAGATGCATCTGTTTCAATTGATAAGACGATTCCACCTCAGAGGGAAATGAACGGTGAACATCCCGGCATTCCTAGTCCTGATAAGGGGAACGGTATTTACACTGGACCCCTCACGGTCCCCGACAGCGATGTACCACCTCCTGAGATCTTTAAACCGTTGGAGCGATTCCCTGAAGTAATAAGACAGGTGACTCCAAAATATCCGGAGCTTGCTGTGCGAATAGGAATCGAAGGAAGAGTTATTGTAAAGTTGTGGGTTGATAAGGAAGGCATGCCGCATCAAGCGAGTGTTTTGAAAAGCGACGCGGAAATATTGAATCAATCTGCAATTGATGCCGCGATGGCAACGAGGTTCACTCCAGGCATCATGAACAAGGGCCCTGTTGCTGTTTGGGTCGTGATTCCTTATGCATTCAAGTTGAACCAAGTACGCTGAAATTGACGAGGTCGGGAAATCTCTTCCCGACCTGTATAATAGATGACTTAAATCCAAGGGATCCTTTGCATAAAGCACTTAAATATTTTGCTTATTCCATGTCCGCCATCTTTTTTTTCGGCGGATTTTTTGTTATTTTTGGAACATTCGTTCCCGAGTATGTTCCGAAGCAATTCAGGATAACTCTGGGGATTGTATTAGTGCTTTGGGCAATCTATCGATTCATCATTACCCGAACTAAATCTAAGCAGTATGAAGAGGAATAGAATCCTTCTGGTCATTATAACGGGGCTGTTTTTTGCTGCTTCCTCATGCAATATGAAGAAGGGCCCTGCTCCGTCTCCGACCGAAGGCAGCATGGATGTGTATTGTGCGGAATCGGTGTCGCCTTCGGTTACTCAGATCGCGGATGATTTTAACTCGCTCTATTCGAAGGCGCACATTACGGTCCATGATGTGCCATCACGCACCGCGATCGTCAAGCTGTTGAACAATGAGACTAAATTGATTGCAACTTCCCGGCGATTCAACGAGGATGAACTTGATGTGATGAAAAAGTATAATATCGAAGTCGATTCGATGATAGTTGCTTATGACGCAGTCGTTGTTATAGTGAACCATGATAATCCCATCGATGCAATAAACACAGATCAGCTCAGGAGTATATTTACCGGGAAGATAACCTCCTGGGAAAAATTGGAGAAAGGATTTCGGGGGAGGATAATCCCCGCGCTCTCGAGTCCTAATTCCGGGGTCGTTGAATTTTTCAAGAACAGAGTCTTGAGAAGCGAGAAGTTTGCCGAAGCTTACCCCTGCACGACCATGGCGCACGTTTATACCTTCGTCAGAGACAATAACGATGCTATCGGTTTCATCAGCGCCGATTGGCAGAATGCAGGACCAAGATTATTGCCGGGTAAGAACCCCGCTCCTAAGTGGGTTCAGG
Proteins encoded in this window:
- a CDS encoding energy transducer TonB — translated: MAKKKKIVAPEDEMIQYGAPMLKMLAKRYTGWGLTLAIAFHLVGIGAYWGQEWLSEDNDNVPTVRLLSYTELGPPPSITNQEALAQVAVQSQMVKPTVGVPVPVPDAQVSPEQTIATQQELSKIAGPVTQGNTGGDSVGVSMGDFKVSEDEGPPPDFVPVEKQPQVINQVTPKYPELAQRAGIEGRVWVKIWVDKDGKPHKAIVVKSDAEIFNQPAMDAAMATRFTPAIMNKGPVAVWVVIPYTFKLNQAH
- a CDS encoding TonB family protein — protein: MMKSVDSTIRYTEPALKRLAQRYAGIGLAVALVVHFSAVGAYWTLEYFNRSHEQVMDIPIGPIIFAPPPSITHQQPVAPVVVLGTKPDVGIPVPVPDASVSIDKTIPPQREMNGEHPGIPSPDKGNGIYTGPLTVPDSDVPPPEIFKPLERFPEVIRQVTPKYPELAVRIGIEGRVIVKLWVDKEGMPHQASVLKSDAEILNQSAIDAAMATRFTPGIMNKGPVAVWVVIPYAFKLNQVR
- a CDS encoding substrate-binding domain-containing protein gives rise to the protein MKRNRILLVIITGLFFAASSCNMKKGPAPSPTEGSMDVYCAESVSPSVTQIADDFNSLYSKAHITVHDVPSRTAIVKLLNNETKLIATSRRFNEDELDVMKKYNIEVDSMIVAYDAVVVIVNHDNPIDAINTDQLRSIFTGKITSWEKLEKGFRGRIIPALSSPNSGVVEFFKNRVLRSEKFAEAYPCTTMAHVYTFVRDNNDAIGFISADWQNAGPRLLPGKNPAPKWVQVAEVDSSAISYIDPNTLGTYYYPYQAHIGRRYYPLTHPV